One segment of Macrotis lagotis isolate mMagLag1 chromosome 1, bilby.v1.9.chrom.fasta, whole genome shotgun sequence DNA contains the following:
- the LOC141517344 gene encoding XK-related protein 6-like translates to MAAKSDGGGVGVGFAQLHNLDEAVGSGGEEDGEPGGGGCGGGGGGGEEDPGESSSLHICHCCNTSSCYWGCRSACLRSLLGKKPRRAAAADGGDQPLQPPAAAARPPPPPPPPPPPPPERPWLDCLWIVLALLVFFGDVGTDLWLALDYYGKGDYGWFGLTLFFVLVPSLLVQSLSFRWFVQDYTGGGLGAVEGLSSRGPPMMGAGYGHGAARAAGGGPGPGGGSATPGAQRLCRLSVWIWQSVIHLLQMGQVWRYVAEL, encoded by the exons ATGGCGGCGAAATCCGATGGCGGCGGCGTGGGGGTGGGCTTCGCCCAGCTGCACAACCTGGACGAGGCGGTGGGCAGCGGCGGCGAGGAGGACGGGGAGCCCGGGGGGGgcggctgcggcggcggcggcggcggcggcgaggaGGACCCCGGCGAGAGCAGCTCCCTGCACATCTGCCACTGCTGCAACACCTCCTCGTGCTACTGGGGCTGCCGCTCCGCCTGCCTGCGCTCGCTGCTGGGCAAGAAGCCgcgccgcgccgccgccgccgacgGCGGGGACCAGCCGCTGCAGCCGCCGGCCGCCGCCGcgcgccccccgccgccgccgccgccgccgccgccgccgccgccggagcGGCCCTGGCTGGACTGCCTGTGGATCGTGCTGGCGCTGCTCGTGTTCTTCGGGGACGTGGGCACCGACCTGTGGCTGGCCCTCGACTACTACGGCAAGGGCGACTACGGCTGGTTCGGCCTGACGCTCTTCTTCGTGCTGGTGCCGTCGCTGCTGGTGCAGAGCCTCAGCTTCCGCTGGTTCGTGCAGGACTACACGGGCGGCGGGCTGGGCGCCGTGGAGGGGCTCAGCAGCCGCGGGCCCCCCATGATGGGGGCCGGCTACGGCCACGGGGCGGCCCGCGCCGCCGGCGGCGGCCCCGGCCCGGGGGGCGGCTCGGCCACGCCGGGCGCCCAGCGCCTGTGCCGCCTGTCCGTCTGGATCTGGCAGTCGGTCATCCACCTGCTGCAGATGGGGCAGGTGTGGAG ATATGTTGCTGAGCTATGA